A window of Aeromicrobium sp. Root236 contains these coding sequences:
- a CDS encoding sterol desaturase family protein has protein sequence MWEAFSHNLNDPAGAAVPFFLLFMVIEMAAVRREDREDRATAERERERQGMGYLKEDTRTSLTMFVGSIAFSAIFRTAAFLLYTVIYVHLAPWHLSAGNPWTWVGVLLGVDLLWYTYHRFSHRVRLGWAGHQAHHSSVYFNFSTALRQKWNQWFEVLIWLPLPLLGVPPWMIYFTFSINLIWQFHLHTERIDRFPRWWEAVFNTPSHHRVHHGSDPIYLDRNYGGILIVWDRLFRSFQAEQHRPTYGLTYPVGTYNVWTLQYGEYVKIWHDVRHAPRWRDRLGYVFGPPGWAPRD, from the coding sequence ATGTGGGAGGCCTTTTCGCACAACCTGAACGACCCGGCGGGAGCCGCGGTGCCGTTCTTCCTGCTGTTCATGGTCATCGAGATGGCTGCGGTGCGCCGCGAGGACCGGGAGGATCGGGCGACCGCCGAGCGGGAGCGCGAACGCCAGGGAATGGGCTACCTCAAGGAGGACACCCGCACGAGCTTGACGATGTTCGTCGGCTCGATCGCGTTCTCCGCGATCTTCCGCACGGCGGCGTTCCTGCTCTACACCGTGATCTACGTGCACCTCGCGCCGTGGCACCTGTCGGCCGGCAACCCGTGGACCTGGGTCGGGGTCCTGCTGGGCGTCGACCTGCTCTGGTACACCTACCACCGCTTCTCGCACCGTGTACGCCTCGGCTGGGCCGGCCACCAGGCCCACCACTCGAGCGTCTACTTCAACTTCTCGACCGCCCTGCGGCAGAAGTGGAACCAGTGGTTCGAGGTGCTCATCTGGCTGCCGCTGCCGCTGCTCGGCGTGCCGCCGTGGATGATCTACTTCACGTTCTCGATCAACCTGATCTGGCAGTTCCACCTGCACACCGAGCGGATCGACCGTTTCCCGCGCTGGTGGGAGGCGGTGTTCAACACCCCGTCGCACCACCGCGTCCACCACGGCTCGGACCCGATCTATCTCGACCGCAACTACGGCGGCATCCTCATCGTCTGGGACCGCCTGTTCAGGTCGTTCCAGGCCGAGCAGCACCGCCCGACGTACGGGCTGACCTATCCGGTCGGCACCTACAACGTCTGGACGTTGCAGTACGGCGAGTACGTCAAGATCTGGCACGACGTCAGGCACGCACCGCGCTGGCGTGACCGGCTCGGGTACGTCTTCGGACCGCCCGGATGGGCCCCGCGCGACTAG
- a CDS encoding ABC transporter ATP-binding protein: protein MTGGPGRGPALAGMGMPPARAKDFKGSLRRLVDRLLRQRAMVWGVVGFGVIATSMAVIGPKVLGHATDIVFTGFLNGQFPEGQSKAEIVAQLRNEGNDKLASLVSSVDLQPGAGIDFHSLGWVLTGVLCLYVLASLLQWFQGVLTTTVVQKTVAGLRDDVEAKINRLPLSYFDRTDRGEVLSRTTNDIDNIAQSFQQTMSQLLTSILMVIGTLVMMLVISPLLSLVALLTLPLAFAITKAVTKRSQPEFMKQWASTGRLNGHIEEVFTGHEVVKVFGRQQEARQEFDTRNEAVFTSSFKAQFISGVIQPVMMFVSNINYVLVAVIGGLRVASGTLSIGDVQAFIQYSRQFTQPLTQVASMINLLQSGVASAERVFALLDEPEERPDEADAPFPDPVRGRVVFEDVSFSYKLDEPLIEHLDLVAEPGQTVAIVGPTGAGKTTLTNLVLRFYDIQGGRITLDGVDIARMDRGPLRENFGVVLQDTWLFKGTIRDNIAYGAHRASEEQIIAAAEAAYVDHFVRTLPDGYDTVIEDEGTNVSAGQRQLLTIARAFLADPAILVLDEATSSVDTRTESLVQGAMEQLRSGRTSFVIAHRLSTIRDADHIVVMEDGQIVEQGDHDSLRAAGGAYERLYSAQFAAPVGDSALGALE from the coding sequence ATGACCGGGGGGCCGGGACGAGGGCCGGCGCTGGCGGGCATGGGGATGCCGCCGGCGCGGGCCAAGGACTTCAAGGGTTCCCTCCGCCGCCTGGTCGACCGGCTGCTGCGGCAGCGCGCGATGGTCTGGGGCGTCGTCGGGTTCGGCGTCATCGCCACGTCGATGGCCGTCATCGGGCCCAAGGTGCTGGGCCACGCGACCGACATCGTGTTCACCGGGTTCCTCAACGGCCAGTTCCCCGAAGGCCAGAGCAAGGCCGAGATCGTCGCCCAGCTGCGCAACGAGGGCAACGACAAGCTCGCGTCGCTCGTCTCCTCCGTCGACCTGCAGCCGGGCGCCGGCATCGACTTCCACAGCCTCGGCTGGGTGCTCACCGGCGTGCTGTGCCTGTACGTCCTGGCGTCCCTGCTGCAGTGGTTCCAGGGCGTGCTCACGACGACGGTCGTGCAGAAGACGGTCGCCGGGCTGCGCGACGACGTCGAGGCCAAGATCAACAGGCTGCCGTTGTCCTACTTCGACCGCACGGACCGCGGCGAGGTGCTCTCACGCACGACCAACGACATCGACAACATCGCGCAGTCGTTCCAGCAGACCATGAGCCAGCTGCTGACCTCGATCCTCATGGTCATCGGCACGCTCGTCATGATGCTCGTCATCTCGCCGTTGCTGTCGCTCGTCGCGCTACTGACCCTCCCGTTGGCGTTCGCGATCACCAAGGCGGTCACCAAGCGGTCGCAGCCGGAGTTCATGAAGCAGTGGGCGAGCACGGGTCGCCTCAACGGCCACATCGAGGAGGTCTTCACGGGCCACGAGGTCGTCAAGGTGTTCGGCCGCCAGCAGGAGGCGCGTCAGGAGTTCGACACCCGCAACGAGGCGGTCTTCACGTCCTCGTTCAAGGCACAGTTCATCTCGGGCGTCATCCAGCCCGTCATGATGTTCGTCTCCAACATCAACTACGTCCTCGTCGCCGTGATCGGCGGCCTGCGGGTCGCGTCCGGCACGTTGAGCATCGGCGACGTGCAGGCGTTCATCCAGTACTCCCGCCAGTTCACGCAGCCGCTGACGCAGGTCGCGTCGATGATCAACCTGCTGCAGTCAGGCGTCGCCTCGGCGGAGCGGGTCTTCGCCCTGCTCGACGAGCCGGAGGAGCGACCCGACGAGGCCGACGCGCCGTTCCCCGATCCCGTACGCGGCCGGGTCGTCTTCGAGGACGTCTCGTTCTCCTACAAGCTCGATGAGCCCCTGATCGAGCACCTCGACCTGGTCGCCGAGCCGGGCCAGACCGTCGCCATCGTCGGCCCGACCGGTGCCGGCAAGACGACGTTGACCAACCTGGTGCTGCGCTTCTACGACATCCAGGGCGGACGCATCACGCTCGACGGCGTCGACATCGCGCGCATGGACCGCGGACCGCTGCGCGAGAACTTCGGCGTCGTCCTGCAGGACACGTGGCTGTTCAAGGGCACGATCCGCGACAACATCGCCTACGGTGCCCATCGCGCGTCGGAGGAGCAGATCATCGCGGCGGCCGAGGCGGCGTACGTCGACCACTTCGTCCGCACCCTGCCCGACGGCTACGACACCGTGATCGAGGACGAGGGCACCAACGTCAGCGCCGGTCAGCGACAGCTGCTGACGATCGCGCGTGCGTTCCTCGCCGATCCGGCGATCCTGGTGCTCGACGAGGCCACCAGCTCGGTCGACACCCGCACCGAGTCGCTCGTGCAGGGTGCCATGGAGCAGCTGCGCTCGGGGCGTACCTCGTTCGTCATCGCGCATCGCCTGTCGACGATCCGCGACGCCGACCACATCGTGGTGATGGAGGACGGCCAGATCGTCGAGCAGGGCGACCACGACTCGCTGCGTGCCGCGGGAGGAGCGTATGAGCGGCTCTACTCCGCCCAGTTCGCCGCTCCCGTGGGCGACTCAGCGCTTGGCGCCCTTGAATGA
- the rimM gene encoding ribosome maturation factor RimM (Essential for efficient processing of 16S rRNA) yields MQVVIGRIGRAHGIRGELNVDIRTDEPERRFAPGSSVVCGDRTLTIARARHHSGRLVVSFEEIPDRTAAEALHGRIIEAEVDPLDLPDDPDEFYDHQLVGLEARTGDDVVGTVTGIVHGPYQDTLAIDIDGREVFIPFVTEIVPVVDVKGGFVTINEVAGLLDPAEAENAASDLTGD; encoded by the coding sequence ATGCAGGTCGTCATCGGCCGCATCGGCCGGGCCCACGGCATCCGCGGTGAGCTGAACGTCGACATCCGCACCGACGAGCCCGAACGGCGTTTCGCCCCGGGCTCGTCGGTCGTTTGCGGCGACCGAACGCTCACGATCGCGCGCGCCCGCCACCACAGCGGACGGCTCGTCGTGTCGTTCGAGGAGATCCCCGACCGCACCGCCGCAGAGGCGCTGCACGGTCGCATCATCGAGGCCGAGGTCGACCCGCTCGACCTGCCCGACGATCCCGACGAGTTCTACGACCACCAGCTGGTCGGACTCGAGGCACGCACCGGCGACGACGTCGTCGGCACGGTGACGGGCATCGTCCACGGCCCCTATCAGGACACCCTGGCGATCGACATCGACGGTCGCGAGGTGTTCATCCCGTTCGTCACCGAGATCGTGCCGGTCGTCGACGTCAAGGGCGGGTTCGTGACGATCAACGAGGTCGCCGGACTGCTCGACCCGGCCGAGGCCGAGAACGCCGCCTCGGACCTGACAGGCGACTGA
- a CDS encoding ABC transporter ATP-binding protein, with the protein MLIPLLRTYLAPYKRPIAVVLFFQLIQTLANLWLPGLNADIIDKGVVAGDTGYIIRTGGMMLMVTVIQVVCTIVAVYYGARTAMALGRDLRAGVFGKVETFAAREMAQLGAPTLITRTTNDVQQVQLIVFLALTLLVAAPIMCFGGIFMALRQDVELSGLLLLVMPALIISIGLVIRQMRPLFRVMQVKIDGINGIMREQIMGIRVIRAFVKERYETERFGDANRETMEVAIAVGRLTSMMFPIVMLIMNVSVVLATWFGGYRIGSGDLEVGTLTAFQNYLVQILMSVMMATFMLMLWPRAEVSAERITEVLDTEPSVLAPDDAVQVALTGGEIDITGASFAFPGAEQDVLHEIDMVARPGETTAIIGSTGSGKSTLLGLIPRLFDATAGTVRIDGHDVRALHPEDVWASIGLVPQRPFLFSGTVASNLRYGRPDATDEELWEALDIAQARDFVERMPERLDAPISQGGTNVSGGQRQRLAIARAIVKRPPIYLFDDSFSALDYATDAALRAAMRTATAQATVVIVAQRVSTIRNADRIVVLDEGRVVGTGTHTDLMQTCDVYREIVLSQLTEEEAA; encoded by the coding sequence ATGCTCATTCCGCTCCTACGGACGTATCTTGCGCCCTACAAGCGGCCCATCGCTGTCGTCCTGTTCTTCCAGCTGATCCAGACGCTGGCCAACCTCTGGCTGCCCGGACTCAACGCCGACATCATCGACAAGGGTGTCGTCGCCGGCGACACCGGCTACATCATCCGCACCGGCGGCATGATGCTGATGGTCACGGTCATCCAGGTCGTCTGCACGATCGTCGCGGTCTACTACGGCGCGCGCACGGCCATGGCGCTGGGCCGCGACCTGCGCGCCGGCGTGTTCGGCAAGGTCGAGACGTTCGCGGCCCGCGAGATGGCCCAGCTCGGAGCGCCCACCCTCATCACCCGCACGACCAACGACGTGCAGCAGGTGCAGCTCATCGTGTTCCTGGCCCTGACGCTGCTCGTGGCGGCGCCGATCATGTGCTTCGGCGGCATCTTCATGGCGCTGCGCCAGGACGTCGAGCTGTCGGGGTTGCTGCTGCTCGTGATGCCAGCCCTGATCATCAGCATCGGGCTGGTGATCCGCCAGATGCGCCCGCTGTTCCGGGTCATGCAGGTCAAGATCGACGGCATCAACGGCATCATGCGCGAGCAGATCATGGGCATCCGGGTGATCCGGGCGTTCGTCAAGGAGCGCTACGAGACCGAGCGGTTCGGTGATGCCAACCGCGAGACGATGGAGGTCGCGATCGCCGTCGGCCGGCTGACGTCGATGATGTTCCCGATCGTCATGCTGATCATGAACGTCTCGGTGGTCCTGGCGACCTGGTTCGGCGGCTACCGCATCGGCAGCGGCGACCTCGAGGTCGGCACCCTGACGGCGTTCCAGAACTATCTCGTCCAGATCCTCATGTCGGTCATGATGGCCACGTTCATGTTGATGCTGTGGCCGCGTGCGGAGGTCTCCGCCGAGCGCATCACCGAGGTGCTCGACACCGAGCCCAGCGTGCTCGCCCCTGACGACGCCGTCCAGGTCGCGCTGACCGGTGGCGAGATCGACATCACCGGAGCGTCGTTCGCGTTCCCCGGTGCCGAGCAGGACGTCCTGCACGAGATCGACATGGTGGCCCGGCCCGGGGAGACCACCGCGATCATCGGGTCGACGGGCAGCGGCAAGTCGACCCTGCTGGGCCTGATCCCGCGTTTGTTCGACGCGACGGCGGGCACGGTCCGCATCGACGGCCATGACGTACGTGCGCTGCACCCCGAGGACGTGTGGGCGTCGATCGGGCTGGTGCCGCAGCGACCGTTCCTCTTCAGCGGCACCGTGGCCTCCAACCTGCGCTACGGCCGGCCGGATGCCACCGACGAGGAGCTCTGGGAGGCCCTCGACATCGCCCAGGCGCGTGACTTCGTCGAGCGCATGCCCGAGCGGCTCGACGCCCCGATCTCGCAGGGCGGCACCAACGTCTCGGGCGGGCAGCGTCAGCGCCTCGCGATCGCCCGGGCGATCGTCAAGCGACCACCGATCTACTTGTTCGACGACTCGTTCTCGGCTCTCGACTACGCGACGGATGCCGCGTTGCGGGCTGCCATGCGTACGGCCACGGCCCAGGCGACCGTCGTGATCGTGGCGCAGCGGGTCTCGACGATCCGCAACGCCGATCGCATCGTCGTGCTCGACGAGGGACGCGTGGTCGGCACCGGCACGCACACCGACCTGATGCAGACCTGCGACGTCTACCGCGAGATCGTCCTCTCGCAGCTCACCGAGGAGGAGGCCGCATGA
- a CDS encoding ArsC/Spx/MgsR family protein, producing the protein MSDLTILHNSACSTSRHALDEVAGAGIDADVVQYLKKPLDRAALIELMGKLEDPPADLVRKDPFFKAQGLDAEDYTTPEAVADLLVEHPRLMQRPVLVRGNRAIIGRPKDRIAAFLAD; encoded by the coding sequence ATGTCTGACCTGACGATCCTGCACAACTCCGCCTGCTCGACCTCCCGCCACGCGCTCGACGAGGTGGCCGGCGCCGGCATCGACGCCGACGTCGTCCAGTACCTCAAGAAGCCTCTCGATCGCGCTGCCCTGATCGAGCTCATGGGCAAGCTCGAGGACCCGCCGGCCGACCTCGTGCGCAAGGATCCGTTCTTCAAGGCTCAGGGCCTGGACGCCGAGGACTACACGACGCCAGAGGCCGTCGCCGACCTGCTGGTCGAGCACCCACGCCTGATGCAGCGGCCGGTCCTCGTGCGCGGGAACCGGGCGATCATCGGCCGTCCCAAGGACCGCATCGCAGCCTTCCTGGCGGACTGA
- the rpsP gene encoding 30S ribosomal protein S16 produces the protein MAVKIRLKRMGKIRTPFYRIVVADSRTKRDGRVIEEIGTYNPKADPSIIKVDGERAQYWLGVGAQPTEAVAALLKITGDIGGKNTMKFAEEKRSKEDIFQEALKDLHNEPKADATTKKAAAAKKAAAKAEETPAEEPKADEAKAEEPKAEEAPVEEPKADEAPAEEAKADEAPADEAKA, from the coding sequence GTGGCAGTCAAGATTCGCCTGAAGCGTATGGGCAAGATCCGTACGCCGTTCTACCGCATCGTCGTCGCCGACTCGCGCACCAAGCGCGACGGACGCGTCATCGAGGAGATCGGCACCTACAACCCCAAGGCCGACCCGTCGATCATCAAGGTCGACGGCGAGCGCGCCCAGTACTGGCTCGGCGTCGGCGCTCAGCCGACCGAGGCCGTCGCCGCGCTGCTCAAGATCACCGGCGACATCGGTGGCAAGAACACCATGAAGTTCGCCGAGGAGAAGCGCAGCAAGGAAGACATCTTCCAGGAAGCGCTCAAGGACCTCCACAACGAGCCCAAGGCTGACGCGACCACCAAGAAGGCCGCTGCTGCCAAGAAGGCCGCCGCCAAGGCTGAGGAGACTCCCGCTGAGGAGCCCAAGGCTGACGAGGCCAAGGCTGAGGAGCCCAAGGCCGAGGAGGCTCCCGTCGAGGAGCCCAAGGCTGACGAGGCACCTGCCGAAGAGGCCAAGGCCGACGAGGCACCCGCTGACGAGGCCAAGGCCTGA
- a CDS encoding nuclear transport factor 2 family protein, whose translation MGECQIRIVQRAWSMFASGDAERILSVFTPDAEWLAPPRNATAEALGISHHMIGAHEIARFLADDFPRLYVSNVTIDFTNMLAAGSTVVVEETMSATLADGSDYVNDYCFIFELDGDRIRRVREYMDTAHGNRQLDNLLDRRLHRG comes from the coding sequence ATGGGCGAGTGTCAGATCCGGATCGTTCAGCGCGCGTGGTCGATGTTCGCCTCCGGAGACGCCGAGCGCATACTCAGCGTCTTCACGCCTGACGCCGAGTGGCTCGCACCGCCACGGAACGCCACTGCGGAGGCGCTCGGGATCTCGCACCACATGATCGGCGCCCACGAGATCGCCCGGTTCCTGGCCGACGACTTCCCGCGCCTCTACGTCTCGAACGTCACCATCGACTTCACGAACATGCTGGCCGCAGGGTCGACGGTCGTCGTCGAGGAGACCATGAGCGCGACGCTCGCCGACGGCAGCGACTACGTCAATGACTACTGCTTCATCTTCGAGCTGGACGGCGACCGCATCCGACGGGTCCGGGAGTACATGGACACGGCACACGGCAACCGCCAGCTCGACAACCTGCTCGATCGCAGGCTGCACCGGGGTTAG
- a CDS encoding septum formation family protein — MTEQPPHDPNQPYGPPAAHPYQQPYQGQPYAAQYPSPGQQRPPSKALAITALVMALLGFLVITWIAAVVLAIVVLVQSRGGRKNGKGMAISALLVCALWVVGLIIVIVAVVNSQPERDSSGHVVKGGHVLTGSIRTGDCLKKDPSTSAQLTVELVPCSEPHRQEAFANFDLPGGDFPGQPEVDQQAEQGCVAKFATYVGVRQDESELRIFFLRPSKDSWSVDKGVTCMVSDGTATTGSFKGAKR; from the coding sequence ATGACCGAGCAGCCGCCGCACGACCCGAACCAGCCGTACGGCCCGCCCGCCGCCCACCCGTACCAGCAGCCATATCAGGGGCAGCCGTACGCGGCTCAGTACCCGTCACCCGGCCAGCAACGACCGCCGTCCAAGGCGCTCGCGATCACGGCACTCGTCATGGCGTTGCTCGGCTTCCTGGTCATCACCTGGATCGCGGCGGTGGTCCTGGCGATCGTCGTCCTCGTGCAGTCGCGTGGCGGCCGCAAGAACGGCAAGGGCATGGCCATCTCGGCGCTGCTCGTCTGCGCGCTGTGGGTCGTGGGGCTGATCATCGTGATCGTGGCCGTGGTCAACAGCCAGCCCGAGCGCGACTCGTCGGGGCACGTGGTCAAGGGCGGGCACGTCCTCACCGGCAGCATCCGCACCGGCGACTGTCTCAAGAAGGACCCCAGCACGTCGGCGCAGCTCACCGTCGAGCTCGTCCCGTGCAGCGAGCCGCACCGCCAAGAGGCGTTCGCCAACTTCGACCTGCCCGGTGGTGACTTCCCGGGTCAGCCGGAGGTCGACCAGCAGGCCGAGCAAGGATGTGTGGCCAAGTTCGCCACGTACGTCGGGGTGCGACAGGACGAGTCGGAGCTGCGCATCTTCTTCCTGCGGCCCTCCAAGGACTCCTGGAGCGTCGACAAGGGCGTCACCTGCATGGTCTCCGACGGGACCGCGACCACCGGGTCATTCAAGGGCGCCAAGCGCTGA
- a CDS encoding RNA-binding protein — protein MIEVIEHLVAGIVDSPDDVDVRAKQTRNGELFEVRVNPDDLGKVIGRQGRTATAIRKVAGAIAGRGGARIDFVDVDRRN, from the coding sequence ATGATCGAGGTCATCGAGCATCTCGTCGCCGGCATCGTCGACAGTCCTGACGATGTCGACGTGCGCGCCAAGCAGACGCGCAACGGCGAGCTGTTCGAGGTCCGGGTCAACCCGGACGACCTCGGCAAGGTCATCGGTCGTCAAGGCCGTACGGCCACCGCCATCCGCAAGGTCGCGGGCGCGATCGCCGGTCGTGGCGGCGCGCGCATCGACTTCGTGGACGTCGACCGCCGCAACTGA
- a CDS encoding crotonase/enoyl-CoA hydratase family protein, protein MDHVRYDIDENICTITMDRPEVRNAVDGPMAAELREAFQQFEEDESLAVAVLTGAGGTFCSGADLSAVEDPERRNELDPEGLGTGPMGPSRMELTKPVIAAVSGHAVAGGLELALLADLRVVEEDAIFGVFCRRWGVPLIDGGTVRLPRIVGQGRALDMILTGRPVGAHEALQMGLANRVVPVGDSLTVAHDLAEQIAGFPAECMKADRASAYRQWDLPLDAALRSEGANGVPIVQLEGAGGAARFAGGEGRHGEF, encoded by the coding sequence ATGGATCACGTTCGGTACGACATCGACGAGAACATCTGCACGATCACGATGGATCGCCCCGAGGTGCGCAACGCCGTGGACGGCCCGATGGCCGCCGAGCTGCGCGAGGCGTTCCAGCAGTTCGAGGAGGACGAGTCGCTCGCGGTCGCGGTGCTGACCGGTGCCGGCGGCACGTTCTGCTCCGGCGCCGACCTGTCGGCGGTCGAGGATCCGGAGCGCCGCAACGAGCTGGATCCCGAGGGACTCGGCACCGGTCCGATGGGACCGAGCCGCATGGAGCTGACCAAGCCGGTCATCGCGGCGGTCTCGGGCCACGCCGTCGCCGGTGGCCTGGAGCTCGCGCTGCTGGCCGACCTGCGCGTCGTCGAGGAGGACGCGATCTTCGGCGTCTTCTGCCGGCGATGGGGCGTGCCGCTGATCGACGGCGGCACCGTGCGCCTGCCGCGCATCGTCGGCCAGGGCCGGGCGCTCGACATGATCCTCACCGGGCGACCTGTTGGCGCGCACGAGGCGCTGCAGATGGGCCTGGCCAACCGGGTCGTGCCCGTCGGGGACTCGCTCACCGTCGCCCACGACCTCGCCGAGCAGATCGCCGGGTTCCCGGCCGAGTGCATGAAGGCCGACCGGGCGTCGGCCTATCGGCAGTGGGACCTGCCGCTGGACGCTGCGCTGCGTTCCGAAGGCGCCAACGGCGTACCCATCGTGCAGCTCGAGGGTGCGGGCGGTGCCGCGCGGTTCGCCGGCGGCGAGGGCCGGCACGGCGAGTTCTGA
- the trmD gene encoding tRNA (guanosine(37)-N1)-methyltransferase TrmD — protein MQIDVVSIFPAYLDALQLSLAGKAQVAGLLQVTTHDLRDFTTDKHRSVDDTPYGGGAGMVMKAEPWGEALDALATDAAVIVVPTPSGTPFTQRMAEQLSTDEHLVFACGRYEGIDQRVIDHAAGRWRVEEVSLGDFVLNGGEVAALAMIEAVVRLIPGFMGNPESLVEESHGDDGLLEYPVYTKPASWRGLDVPEILLSGNHAAIAAWRREQALERTRQRRPDLLD, from the coding sequence GTGCAGATCGACGTCGTCTCCATCTTCCCGGCCTACCTCGACGCCCTCCAGCTCTCCCTTGCGGGCAAGGCGCAGGTCGCCGGCCTCTTGCAGGTCACGACTCACGACCTCCGTGACTTCACGACCGACAAGCACCGCAGCGTCGACGACACCCCCTACGGCGGGGGAGCCGGCATGGTCATGAAGGCCGAGCCGTGGGGCGAGGCGCTCGACGCGCTGGCCACCGACGCCGCCGTGATCGTCGTGCCGACCCCGTCGGGCACACCGTTCACGCAGCGCATGGCCGAGCAGCTCAGCACCGACGAGCACCTGGTGTTCGCCTGCGGACGCTACGAGGGCATCGACCAGCGGGTCATCGACCACGCGGCCGGCCGGTGGCGGGTCGAGGAGGTGTCGCTCGGCGACTTCGTGCTCAACGGCGGCGAGGTCGCCGCGCTCGCGATGATCGAGGCCGTCGTACGGCTCATCCCCGGCTTCATGGGCAACCCGGAGTCGCTCGTCGAGGAGTCGCACGGGGACGATGGGTTGCTGGAGTACCCCGTCTACACCAAGCCGGCGAGCTGGCGCGGCCTCGACGTCCCCGAGATCCTGCTGTCCGGCAACCACGCGGCGATCGCCGCCTGGCGACGCGAGCAGGCCCTCGAGCGTACGCGGCAGCGTCGCCCTGACCTGCTGGACTGA
- a CDS encoding transcriptional regulator — protein sequence MTAAPQFDELIHPSTRLSIVALLASADWIDFAFVRDRLQLSDSALSKQFATLESAGYISIERPVEDRRRRVRVRLTALGRKAFDGHVAALRAVIDVETP from the coding sequence ATGACCGCAGCACCGCAGTTCGACGAGCTGATCCATCCCAGCACCCGGCTGTCGATCGTGGCGCTGCTGGCGTCGGCCGACTGGATCGACTTCGCGTTCGTCCGCGACCGCCTGCAGCTCTCCGACTCGGCCCTGTCCAAGCAGTTCGCGACGCTCGAAAGCGCCGGCTACATCAGCATCGAACGTCCCGTCGAGGACCGGCGTCGACGGGTCCGCGTGCGACTCACCGCGCTCGGGCGCAAGGCGTTCGACGGACACGTCGCGGCACTCCGCGCGGTCATCGACGTCGAAACGCCCTAG